Sequence from the uncultured Flavobacterium sp. genome:
AATTGCTTTTGGTGGTGAAACTAAAAAACAGATTGGTAAGAAAATCGAAATGATGGAAAACCAACTTCCGTTTGAACGATTATTGACGCTTTTGAGTATTCTGGACGAATTAGATTCATCTAGTGATTATACAGTTCTAAATGCCGATGGCTTTTCATTAGAATTGCAAACTCAGGACAGCGATAGAATTAATGTAGTTTTTAATTATGTGAAAGATCATTTTCAGGAATCAATTGCTATAGATGAGGTTTCGCGTTTGGTGAGTATGACAACGCCTTCTTTTTGTCGTTATTTCAAAAAGATTTCAAATAAAACTTTTACTGAATTTGTAAACGAATACCGTTTGGTTCATGCTTCAAAACTTTTGGCAGAGAAACCAATGAGTATAAATGAGGTTTGTTACGAAAGTGGTTTTAATAATTTCAGTCACTTTAGTAAATCATTCAAACAATATACAGGTAAAAGCGCTTCGCAATACCGTCTTGAACACAAGATTATAATTAGTTAAGATGATTGCCCACGGGTTTTACGGATTTAACTGATTGTCGCAGATATTCTTTTGCCACTAATGTCACGAATTTACACTAATTCAATTCGCGGAAAAAAGATAAATCAGTGAAAACCCGTTCCATCCGTAAAATCCGTGGGTAAAAAAAGATGCCCAGCATTCTATTAATGATAATTAATGAAATTCGAAGAAAAAAAATCAGTGAAAACCCGCTCAATCCGTAAAACCGGTAGGCAAAAAAATATCACAAATTCATAATCCGAGCAGAGAAAAACTGGTCGGATTTTTCATATAATTAATTCGAAAAAAGGGTATATTTACAACCCTTAATCGAAAAATTATAAATATGAAAAACTTTAAGATCTTAGTATTTACGGTTCTTTTGTGCGCCTCGTCTTTGAGTTATGCAGCAAAAGTAGATACTCTACAAGTTGCCAGTACAGCAATGAGCAAAACCTACAAAGCTGCTGTTGTATTGCCAAATTCGTATGCTAAAAGCAAAACAACATATCCGGTTATGTATTTATTACATGGTGCTTACGGGCATTTTAGTGACTGGTTGAAAAATACACCCAATAAAAAATTAGTTCAAAATCTATCTGATCAATACAATATTATTATTGTAATGCCTGAAGGTGAAACATTTAGCTTTTATCTGGATAGTCCAGTAAATAAAGGAAGTCAGTTTGAGACTTTTATTACGCAGGAAGTTATTCAGAAAGTAGATAAAACATATCGAACCATAAGCAATAGAAGCGGAAGAGTTATTACGGGACTTTCTATGGGCGGTCACGGTGCTTTATATTTATCGGCCAAACATCCTGATTTGTTTTGCGCAGCCGGAAGTATGAGTGGTGCAGTTGATATGAGTGTAATGCTTAATAGAGATTCTTCGGCTCAGGTAGTGAAATTAATGCAGCCGGTTTTTGGAGATAAAAGCGATAGTTCAGAAATGTATGCGCAATATGCAGTTATGAATATGCTTGATAAAATTAAAGCCAACAAATTACCGCTAATTATAGATTGTGGAGTTGACGATTTTTTAATAGAACCCAACAGAGAATTACACCGAAGATTGGTTTATAACAAAGTAGAACACGATTATACAGAACGTCCTGGAGCTCATACTTGGGATTATTGGGAGAATTCACTGCCTTATCATGTATTATTTTTTAATAAAATATTGCTTAAAAATCAGTTAGTTGTGAAAAAATAACAAAGAAATTTTAGCCGACTCCCTACAAAAAGCTTTTTTTGGTTTGATTTTTGGTTTACCTTTATATATAAACTTAAAAAAAATATGTTATGAAAAAGATACTTACCTTATTCGCAGTTGTTGGACTTTTCGCATTTTCTAGTTGTGAAGGACCTGAAGGTCCACAAGGACCTCCGGGAGATCAAGTAGTGGCTCCAGTTTTTGAGAGAGAAGTAGATTTTAATCCTACTGGATACTCTGTAATAATTCCTTTTATTGCGCCGATCTACCCATATGATGTTGTTTTAGTTTATCATTTGTATGAAGTTAATAATGGAAATAAAGTTTGGAGATTAATACCTCAAACATATTATATGAGTGATGGAGGTGCATTAGATTTTAATTATGATTTTACAGTAAATGATGTAAGTATTTGGCTTGCAGCAGATTTTCCATTAAATACGTTGTCTTCTGATTGGACTCAAAATCAAGTATTTAGAATTGTTATCGTTCCTGGTGAAAAACTTGCTACTGGTAAATCTGTTAATAAAATGGACTACTCAGATTATAGTGCAGTTATCAAAAAATATAATATTGATGATAGTAATGTTAAAAGAGTGAAATTGTAATCAATTTGTATTAAAATAAAAAAGGAGATCGTATGATCTCCTTTTTTATTTGTATTGTTAACGACGTGGTGGAGTTTTTATTTCAACGTTAAGTGATGGGTCAAATGGTTTCTCGCTAATATTTATTAAAGGTAAGGTCATTGTATAGTCATTTGTTGATATAGGTGTTCCGTAGCCAGGAGTGCTAGTGAAAGGATGTAATGAAATTACTAAAGCATTCTTTTTTTCCGTTGGGGAGAATTTAAAATTTATTGTTCTTTGTATTACAGCTCGACTATCTAGCGTGTAGGATCTTGTGTAATTGACAAGATAAGAATCATATCCAGACATAACATATCCGTAAATATTATTTATGCCGTTTTTACCGCAAGATTTTTTTTCATCGGGAACAATAACTCCGTCATCTTTTAATTGTGCAAAAATTGTAGGATATCCATCACTATATGCGTTATTAATTAAACGTTTATTATCGTAAAAAGTGACTTTAAGAGAGATTTCATAGGTTACACTTGCTTTAAAGGGATACTCTATTGAAATTGCAGAACCATTGTTATTATTATCATGCCAAATTTTTCCTGTTCTATCAGTACTTTTTTCTTCTTGATTACTTGCAAATAAAACTAATGAGTTGTAATAAATATTATGGTGAGTTGTTCCGAAACCACGTATTAAATATCCATTTTTATCATATGGTATTGAGCCATATACACCATCATCTGTAAAGTAGGAATTACCGTTATTGTATCTTTTAACTGTACAGCCGCTTTTTGTTGAACCACCAATACCATAGTCAAATTTTAAAGTAACAGATTGTTCTGAAGTTTTTGAAGTCAAATTAGTGACTTCATTTGTTTTCTCTGGAATGTCATATACAAATATGGGCTTTTTCGGTTTTGAGCCATCAGTAATTTCAGAGTAATATTCTATATCTCCATTAATAATGTATAATTGCATTGGGTTATTAAGCGCTTGTTTTTTTGAAGATAAATCTTCTTTACTGTCACAGCTTGTGATAATAAAGATTAACAATAAATAATAGGAAATTTTTCTCATGATAAATGGTTTTAAGGTTTATAGTGAGCTAAATGTATCGCTCAACACAGCTAGATCTTGCCAGTAAAAGATTTAATAATAACATTATAAGGTATTTAATAATAATGAGGTATAAAAAAAGGAGATCAAAACGATCTCCTTTTTTATGTTGCAGAATTTTATTTTTTAATTACTTTTTATAAAAGTTACCCCAGCATTTCTTCTTGAGCCTAATCCTGTTTGAACAGTTATAAAATAGGTTCCAATAGGCAGACTAGAAACATCGATACTAATTACGTTTGGACTTACAGTCGAAAAATTATTAGAATTTACAATAGTTCCCATTGCATTTGCTACTGTTATTGCTGTATTCGATAAAGTATAATCAGTTCCTTTGTATTCAATGTTTATAATTGATGAGGCAGGATTTGGATATGCAATTAATGTTGCAGCTCCGTAGTCACGTCCTGATCTTACATATATCTCATTACTATACGATTTTGTACTTGCATCAGAATAATTTCCATTACTATTTGTAGTTCTATAAGTAATTGTTGCAATACGTCTGTAGTTATAAGTAGTTTGAACAGATTGACTTGTTCCTCTTGGGCCAGTTGTTACTGTGTATTGTAAAGGTACAGGAAGGCAATCTTTTGATGTTGCTCCATTAATATTAGTCCAGGCTCCATATTGAGAAGGTCTAGCGCTTAGTATGGTTTGATTCTGCCATTGGTACGTTATATTTAAAATTTGAATATTTGCACCATTTGGATTTTCAACAGATGGAGTTACACCAGTAATTACTGATGGCTTTTCTACTTCTGAAGGGCCTTCGGTTAAAACCTGATCACAGCAAATAATATTGTTGTTCTTTACTGTTCTTGGTATAATTTTTAGAAAATTACTAACTCTTTGAATGTCTTTGTAAATTGCGATTCTTCTAACTACGAAGTAATTGTCGTCTGTAGTTGACATGTTTTCCGGAGTGAAATTCTCTAAAGTTGAACCGTTTTCATTTGGTAACGTTACCCAAGTTCTAAAATAATTAGAATCATTGTAATTTGTTTTTGCATATTGCCATTCATATCGGTCTAAATTATCATAAGTATCTCCTCTTTGAGCAACGTGATAAGGATCTGCAAGAATGTTTAAGTTTACTTGATCTGCTCCTCTGCCATTACCGCTTCCGTATATTGATTTTGGATTTGTATTTGTAATTTCAGCAAAACCATTTGCATCTTTAGCGCCTTCAATCGAGATTTCATTTGAAGTTATTGGAGAAGGAATTATTCTGATGTTTACAGGATTGCTATCATTAAAAGGGAAATCGTTACCTAGTCTTCTTTTATAAGTTCCAGGTTCTGTTACGTAATCTGTAATTAATATATTAGACTTATTTGTAGAATAGTTAGGGCCATTGTATGTAGCATTAGGAAATTGACCGCCAACAAGTTTAAGCCATGAAGTTGAAACTTTTGAAGGATCAACTGTACTAGCGATCATTGGAGCTGGTCTATCTCCATATCGTACGTCTTGATCACAGCATAATGTGTTTTTGAAATTTGGAGCAGTTGGTGTTGTCGGAGGTGTTACTGGAGGAGTGGTAGGTGTGCTGCCATTTTTAATAACAGATACATTGGCACTCTTGTAAACAATACCCGAAAAGCTTTTGTATTGTGCGGAGATAGATCCTCCTGAAACATTAAAAGAACTTAGGCTTAATGTGATTACAAAGCTTATCGTTGCAGAATTTCCTCCTGAAAAGTTTGTGATTCTTTCGAACCCTCCTTCGGCTACAACTGGAGTAATTGCATTATCTTTGGTAAACCAGATACTAAGCGTACCTTCGGTTCCTACAGGGATTGGAGAATCTATTTTTACAGATAAAGAAACACTTGATCTGTCTACAGATTCAAGATTTATAGGGCTTGTACTCGCTACGCTTTTGCCGTTAACGACAAGCGGTGTAATAGTAACTTTTTGTCCAAACATTAAAGTGTTTAGAAAAAACAGGAAAATAAAAGGAATGTAATTTTTACTCATAATAAAGTTTTGATTATTTATAATAAGTAAAAATAATAAATTGGTTAGGTATAATCTTATTTTTTAATTTTAAAACATAAGATTTGTTTTATATTATGATATTGTGTTAAAATAATGCACATAAAAAAGGAGATCAAAACGATCTCCTTTTTTATGTTTATATATTTTAGAAAAACTATTCATTATCTGAATCTGTAAGTTCTTTTTCTTCTCCGAATTTTAGAGAAACCAAAATTCCCACTAAAAGCGAAAGTGCAATAAATCCTAAAGAAGCCCATTCCGGAACGTGAATAAAATCATGAAGAATCATTTTTAATCCAACAAAAGCAAGAATAGCAACTAAACTATATTCTAAGAAACTGAATTTTGCCAGCATATTCGCCAGGAAGAAATACATAGAACGTAAACCTAAAATTGCAAAAATATTAGAACTAAATACTAAAAACGGATCTGATGTAATAGCAAGAATTGCAGGAACACTATCGACAGCAAAAAGTACATCCATAACTTCGATAACAATCAAGGCTACAAATAATGGAGTTGCTGCTTTTTTCGCCGTTTTTGTAGAAATGAAAAATTTCTCTCCATCCATTTCTGAAGTAATTGGAATAATTTTTCCAAGTGTTTTGTATACAAAAGAATCTTTTGGCTGAAAATCATCGTCTTCGCCAGAAAACAACATTTTTAAAGCGGTGAAAATTAAGAATGCACCAAATAAATAAGTTGTCCATGTAAATTTATTGATCAACATTACTCCAAAGAAAATCATTAATCCGCGAAAGATTACTGCTCCAAGGATTCCCCAGAATAAAACACGGTGTTGGTATTTTTGTGGTATTTTGAAAGAAGCAAAAATAATTGCGATCACAAAAATGTTGTCTACACTTAATGATAATTCAATCAAATAACCTGTAATAAACTTCATAGAAGCTAAAGCAGGTTTTAGATTGTCAGGATTTTCAATATAATCTGTTGTATAAAGCCAGTAAATAACTCCTGAAAACAAGAATGAAAGTGTAACCCAAATAAGGGTCCATTTACTTGCTTCTTTGGTACTAATAATATGAGGTGTTTTGTTGAAAACGCCTAAGTCTAAAGCAAGGATGAAAACTACCGCTAATAAAAACAAAATCCAGACTATCATGATACTTTTTTTAAATGATCTACAAAGATAGTTTTTGAAGTTTAACTTAAAAATTTATTAGTATAAATAACCTTAAAATTTACGGTTTGTCACATTGAGCGAGATCGAAATGCAAACTTGACGTGACCTTTGTCAAAGTTTAAAACTTTGACAAAGGTTTTAGTTCAAAGTTATTCTGCCAATCTTTGTCGAATCCCGCGTGTGATTTCTCCTCCGTCGAAATGACAAACTAACTTGTCAATCTTTGTCGATCATCGCGTGTGATTTGTCCCTTCGTTCGAAATGACAAACTAAACGAAAAGATTCTTATGAAAATGTTTGCCTTAGCCCCGATAGAAGTGGAAATCCTTTTGTTCCGGGGTTCGGAACAAAAGATTGGAACAAATAGCGGGATTAGCTCCCGAAAAAAATTATAGAAACCGAAATGACAAGATTGGGTTATTTACGCAAAGATAAACCCGACAGGTTTTTGAAACCTGTCGGGTTTTCCGGTAATAAAAAAAGTGCCATCAATTTGATGGCACTTTTTTTATATTCTAAACTAAGAATTACAACGCTGATTTTACAGTTTTGATAATTCTTGCAGCGATTTTGTATGGATCACCGTTTGAAGCTGGTCTTCTGTCTTCAAGATATCCTTTCCATCCTTTTTGAACAGTATATAAAGGAATTCTGATTGAAGCTCCTCTATCAGATACTCCATAAGAGAAATCGTGGATAGAAGCAGTTTCGTGTTTACCAGTCAAACGTTGGTCGTTGTAAGCTCCGTAAACTGCTATATGCTCAGCAGTAACAGGACGGAAAGCTTCACAGATTCTTTCGTAAGTTTCTTTAGAACCACATGTTCTTAATACTTCGTTAGAGAAGTTAGCGTGCATTCCAGAACCATTCCAGTCAGTATCTCCTAGTGGTTTTGGGTGATATTCGATATAGTAACCATATTTTTCAGTCAAACGATCTAATAAGTAACGAGCAACCCAAATTTCGTCTCCGGCTTTTTTAGCACCTTTAGCGAATAATTGGAATTCCCATTGTCCGCAAGCAACCTCTTGGTTAATACCTTCAAAGTTAAGTCCTGCAGCGATACATAAGTCAGCATGTTCTTCTACTAATTTTCTTCCGTGAGTGTTTTTTCCACCTACAGAGCAGTAGTACATACCTTGTGGAGCAGGATAACCTCCAACAGGGAAACCTAATGGCAATAAAGTTTTAGTATCCATGATGAAATACTCTTGTTCGAAACCAAACCAAAAATCATCATTATCATCATCAATTGTAGCTCTACCGTTAGAAGGGTGTGGAGTTCCGTCAGCATACATAACTTCTGACATAACAAGGTATCCATTGATACGAGTTGGATCAGGGTAAATTGCAACAGGAACTAATAAACAGTCTGAAGATCCACCTTCAGCTTGTTTTGTTGACGAACCATCAAATGACCAATTTCCAAGTTCTTCTAATGTTCCTTTGAAATTTTCGTGCTCTTCAACTTTAGTTTTACTTCTAAGATTTTGAGTTGGTTCATATCCATCTAACCAAATGTACTCTAACTTAATTTTAGCCATAATAATATAAATTAATTTTTTTGTTTTTTTCGTTGGGTCAAATATAGATTTATTTTTTTAGTCCCGAAAATTAGGGGGCTATTTTGTTTAGCGGAGTATAATTTTTTAGAGAAGCGCAATTTTGTTAGGGGTATATTTTATAAAAAGCAATTTTTAACACCTTTAAAAAATAAATTCGTAATAATTACGGTAGATTTTTGAATTTCTTGGTTAAGGAATTATGAAAAAATGTTTATTTAATGAATAATACTGAGGTCTTTTGTTATATTTCTATAGTTAAGATTCATTATTCTTTGCGAAAAGCTTTTTCTATTAAAAAATCATCGCTTAATTTTCTAAAATTTATCTTTAAAACAGGGCTTTTTATTGTTTATATTTGTTCCTCTTTTTTTAATTAAAATATTACGAATTTTTAAACTTATATACATGTCAACATTACGTTTCCAAGCTTTACAAGAAGCTTCTACAAGAAAGCCGGTACATTTTGAAGAAATAGATAGAAAATCTAACATTTTTGGTTCAAATGTGTTTAATGAAAAAGCAATGAAGCAATTCCTGACTTCGGATGCTTTAAAAGGAGTTAGAGATGCGGTTCAACATGGAACTAAAATAGACAGAAAACTGGCAGATTATATCGCCATGGGAATGAAAGAATGGGCATTATCAAAAGGTGTTACACATTATACACACTGGTTTCAGCCTCTTACGGGAACAACTGCTGAAAAACACGATGCTTTCTTTGAAACTTCTTACGACGGAAGCGATCCTGTAGAAAAATTTGGCGGAGCACAATTAGTACAACAAGAACCAGATGCATCAAGTTTCCCGAATGGAGGAATCAGAAACACATTTGAAGCAAGGGGTTACACAGCTTGGGATCCAACTTCTCCAGCCTTTATATATGGAACAACTTTATGTATTCCAACCGTTTTTATCGCTTATACAGGAGAAGCTTTAGACAATAAAATTCCGTTATTAAGAGCTTTGTCAGTTATGGATGAAGCTGCAACTGAAGTTTGTAAATATTTCGATAAAAATGTAAAGAAAGTTACTGCGACTTTAGGTTGGGAACAAGAATACTTTTTGATTGATAAAGCATTAGCAAATTCACGTCCGGATTTAATGATGACCGGAAGAACATTATTAGGACACACTTCTGCAAAAGGACAACAACTTGACGATCACTATTTTGGATCTATTCCTACGCGTGCCTTAACATACATGAGAGATTTAGAACAAGAATGTATGTTGTTGGGAATTCCGGTAAAAACACGTCATAATGAGGTTGCGCCAAATCAGTTTGAGTTAGCGCCAATT
This genomic interval carries:
- a CDS encoding AraC family transcriptional regulator — protein: MKTIAPALEVISNSYGSSFTYTKHAEKTNSKAHLWHYHPEIELVYINGGAGKRQIGSHVSYYTNGDLILIGANLPHCGFTNEQTGNTNETVIHIKPEFLGNDFFIAPEMRKVQNIFNQSKGGIAFGGETKKQIGKKIEMMENQLPFERLLTLLSILDELDSSSDYTVLNADGFSLELQTQDSDRINVVFNYVKDHFQESIAIDEVSRLVSMTTPSFCRYFKKISNKTFTEFVNEYRLVHASKLLAEKPMSINEVCYESGFNNFSHFSKSFKQYTGKSASQYRLEHKIIIS
- a CDS encoding alpha/beta hydrolase family protein; translation: MKNFKILVFTVLLCASSLSYAAKVDTLQVASTAMSKTYKAAVVLPNSYAKSKTTYPVMYLLHGAYGHFSDWLKNTPNKKLVQNLSDQYNIIIVMPEGETFSFYLDSPVNKGSQFETFITQEVIQKVDKTYRTISNRSGRVITGLSMGGHGALYLSAKHPDLFCAAGSMSGAVDMSVMLNRDSSAQVVKLMQPVFGDKSDSSEMYAQYAVMNMLDKIKANKLPLIIDCGVDDFLIEPNRELHRRLVYNKVEHDYTERPGAHTWDYWENSLPYHVLFFNKILLKNQLVVKK
- a CDS encoding T9SS type A sorting domain-containing protein; amino-acid sequence: MSKNYIPFIFLFFLNTLMFGQKVTITPLVVNGKSVASTSPINLESVDRSSVSLSVKIDSPIPVGTEGTLSIWFTKDNAITPVVAEGGFERITNFSGGNSATISFVITLSLSSFNVSGGSISAQYKSFSGIVYKSANVSVIKNGSTPTTPPVTPPTTPTAPNFKNTLCCDQDVRYGDRPAPMIASTVDPSKVSTSWLKLVGGQFPNATYNGPNYSTNKSNILITDYVTEPGTYKRRLGNDFPFNDSNPVNIRIIPSPITSNEISIEGAKDANGFAEITNTNPKSIYGSGNGRGADQVNLNILADPYHVAQRGDTYDNLDRYEWQYAKTNYNDSNYFRTWVTLPNENGSTLENFTPENMSTTDDNYFVVRRIAIYKDIQRVSNFLKIIPRTVKNNNIICCDQVLTEGPSEVEKPSVITGVTPSVENPNGANIQILNITYQWQNQTILSARPSQYGAWTNINGATSKDCLPVPLQYTVTTGPRGTSQSVQTTYNYRRIATITYRTTNSNGNYSDASTKSYSNEIYVRSGRDYGAATLIAYPNPASSIINIEYKGTDYTLSNTAITVANAMGTIVNSNNFSTVSPNVISIDVSSLPIGTYFITVQTGLGSRRNAGVTFIKSN
- a CDS encoding TerC family protein, with the translated sequence MIVWILFLLAVVFILALDLGVFNKTPHIISTKEASKWTLIWVTLSFLFSGVIYWLYTTDYIENPDNLKPALASMKFITGYLIELSLSVDNIFVIAIIFASFKIPQKYQHRVLFWGILGAVIFRGLMIFFGVMLINKFTWTTYLFGAFLIFTALKMLFSGEDDDFQPKDSFVYKTLGKIIPITSEMDGEKFFISTKTAKKAATPLFVALIVIEVMDVLFAVDSVPAILAITSDPFLVFSSNIFAILGLRSMYFFLANMLAKFSFLEYSLVAILAFVGLKMILHDFIHVPEWASLGFIALSLLVGILVSLKFGEEKELTDSDNE
- a CDS encoding glutamine synthetase beta-grasp domain-containing protein, producing MAKIKLEYIWLDGYEPTQNLRSKTKVEEHENFKGTLEELGNWSFDGSSTKQAEGGSSDCLLVPVAIYPDPTRINGYLVMSEVMYADGTPHPSNGRATIDDDNDDFWFGFEQEYFIMDTKTLLPLGFPVGGYPAPQGMYYCSVGGKNTHGRKLVEEHADLCIAAGLNFEGINQEVACGQWEFQLFAKGAKKAGDEIWVARYLLDRLTEKYGYYIEYHPKPLGDTDWNGSGMHANFSNEVLRTCGSKETYERICEAFRPVTAEHIAVYGAYNDQRLTGKHETASIHDFSYGVSDRGASIRIPLYTVQKGWKGYLEDRRPASNGDPYKIAARIIKTVKSAL